ACACACCAATTAAAATTACGAGAGAAATTAAAGCTGATCCTTACTAAACtcgtaaaaagaataattggagtGTGTAATTTTCCCACAATTAGATCATTTCCAAACCAAAAGCTTAATGTTCCAAACGGTGTTGTTCAAGCTCCAAGCATCCATCCGAAAGCATAAACCGTTCCTCACTAACCATATCACCCAAGAAGTGGCGAGCCAAAATACTCCTAACTTAGTATCTTTAACCTTATGAAGCCGAAAAAAGGAGTGTCAATCCATATAATGTGGTAAACACTCCTCCACCATCCTATCCAATTTACCTACCCAACACGCAATTTCACTCCATATCTTTCTAACCACCAAGCAATTAGAAAAGGAATGTTATCGATTCTCCAAATCATTCCCACAAAATGTACAAGTTAAATtatcaaaagaaaagaaataccTCTATTGGCCAAAAGATTCTTTGTTGGAAGTCTATTTAGAAAAAACCTCCAACCAAAAGGCTTAATTTTAAAAGGCACATCCAATTTCCACATTAGCCTAAATGCATCATCAAATTTGTTACTCGGGCCAAAAGGAATTTGAAATCTACCATAAAAACCATAACACGAAGACACCGAGAATTCTTCTTCGGAAGAAAAATTTCATTCTACATTGTCTTTGCCTTCCTCATTCATACTAAAACCTTCCAACCGTTCCCGGAgagaaataaaattatgtaaaaattCGGTATTTTCCAAAATCACCGGATTAATGCCAAAATCTCCCCATTGCCAAACACCTTTTTTCCAACTCCCCATTGCCGCTACCGACACCCTCTTCAAGCAAGACGCCAAGAATAAATTCGGATATTCCTCCTTCAAAATAATCCCTTCAATCCATCTTGATTCCCAAAAAGGGGTATTAAAACCATTATGCACAACATAATTACAACAAGCGACAATAGGATCACGAAAAGAATCTTTGCCTATTTTTAAAATATCTCTCCACCAAAAAGAATAAGTAGAAGAAAGTTTTCCATCACCACCACTAAAAACTTGAGACGATAAATCTCCATATCTAGCTTTTAAAATTTCAAGCCAAAGAGAATTTTTACCTTGCAaaatcctccatttccatttgTTAAGAAGAGCTAAATTGAAACTCGCAATATTTTTCACTTCCAATCCCCCTTTCTCAAGTGGTAAATTAACATCCTTTcaactcacccaatgaatcttCCTTCTTTCCTccaatccccccccccccccacaaaaAGTTATTTTGGATCCTCGTAAACTTTTTCACCACTTTCACCGGCATTTTATAAAAAGACATAGTGAATATTGCTAAAGAGCTCAAAATAGACTTCAAAAGGGTGATTCTTCCTCCCAAGTTAAGAAACCGATTAGTCCACCCCTCTAAACGATTCTTCTTTAACAAAATAGGATTCCATGTCGATTCCTTCCTTGGATTGCATCCTACGGGAATGCCAAGAAAATAAAAGTTGCTCTGTTCCACCTTAcaagaaagaaaataagaagcggCCTCCATAAAATTGTTAGAAGTGTTAATTCCAATCAATTTACTTTTGTTGTAGTTAATGCCAAGACCCGATACTAGTTCAAACGCCCTAAGAACCGCTTTTATCGCCCACATTTGTTTCCAAGAACCATCTCCCACAATTAAAGTGACATCCGCAAATTGTAGAATATCCACCCAACAAGCCCCATTGATGGCAAGTCTCCCAAAATCCCCTACCTCAATTATTTTCCTTACTAGCCCCGTTAGTCCTTCCGCCACTATCACATAAAGAGAAGGTGATAACGGATCTCCTTGTCTTAATTCTCTTGAAACCCCAAACTCCCTAGTAGGACTACCATTGACAAGAACCGACATGTTGCTATTGAAAATCAATAACTCCATCCACCTCCGCCATTTAATTCCGAAGCCCGTCCTCTTCAACATGTACCTCAAAAAATTCCAACTCACTTTATcgtaagccttttcaaaatcaactttaaaaagagtgcaagttgtcataccccaaaatttgctctcctctatgcatcttcaatggctcaaggttcaaaggtttattcaagtcactctctcctaatcgagggtttcaaaattagggttttgcagtTTATCAAAGGATTTCTAATCTttgaggcctcaaatggatctcaaggtgtctcatatgtatcaaagcatatccatggcaaaagtcaagcttctattccaaggatggcacactcaatggctcagatgatcaataatcgactatgctgacctaaaagtcaaccatagtcaaaatacagttaaacttcaagatttttggtcaacatcaagtgtgTGGGGTTAtatacatcatttgatcaaaggttgatcatgatccattaataaaaaatcAGAAATGAACATATGCAAAGGCTCAAAGTAGGGtttttttaggagaaagtcaactcaactttgactgctCATAACTTTCACCtagagcatcaaaaatttcccaaccaaagcccattttgaaggaaatttgattctctacaattttgtctctcacaagacaaggccagaaatgcatcatttgagagatatggattaaaagattataggtcctccaaaaagtcaataaaagacaccttttgggtcaaagctcataacttgagcatgaaagattcaatggagatgaaaccaaaaaggtcagtTAGAGGATTcttttgagctttctaaaaagtcctagaatgcattcatatgactaaaattgaaggagatacaaggcttagaagttggtcgattttggagaaATACATAAAACCCTAACTAAGTGATTTTGGTTCTCTTAACCAATGGGCCTTACTTTTGGATTCTTAGCATGACTTTGGGCTTCATATGGACTCCTAgactaattatttcatttttataatatttatattatttatttgaatatttattcatttagatacttataaaatacataaaatatggaataattttatttaaatcaagGATCTATTTTTTAATCAAGTTTAAGTCATCCAAGTGTCAAATATATTGTGGAAAATAGGATTGGTGAGAAAATATGAGATTTAAACCATTTTtagaaagaaaagatgaaaaatttCTCAAAGATCCTTCCATAAAAGCTTGGTTAGGTCTAATTTCTCAACCCTAAGAGGAGGTATATATTCTAAACAACAGTCATTAAGCAGGGGGGGACGAAAAAATGGCTGCAAGGGTTAGGGTTTGAAAGTCGAAAATGCAAGGAAAGGTGTATAATTCGTATTCATTCCTACGGCCATTCTCAATACCAAATAATTGCTCCAACCTATTTATGAGGTAAGAGAAGGTAAGTATTGATCATTACATTAATCCCATGCTGCCCAGAATTCGTTCCTCACGTTAGTTATGCTCCTTCGTGTTTAAATTTTCGTTTCACGAATATTATCGTATTGTGATTCAATCTAACCGCTTGTTTTAGTTTATGGGATGTTTTAGAGGAGATTTGATCAATTGTTTCGAAGTTTGCACGCAGGGAATGTGATGTGCCATGATTATGGCACCAAGCTCGTGTCTGTTCGTGCTGGCATTTGCAGGCCGTTTCAGGAAAAAATAAGCATTCCATTGAATTCGTAGGGTCTCATTTAGCTAATCTGGGTTATTGTTTCTTTCGTTTTGATGCTCTTTTGCAGGTTAGGGTGATGATGCCCATCGGGAGAGATGACCGGAACTGTACAGTTCCGGTGGCCTGAGTTTTATGAAGATGAGGACCCACGCGTGGAGGTCGTTGATTGGCCCGTTTGAAAAGTGGAGAGTGGGGGCTACGCGCGCAAGAAGGTCATTGGTGGGTCAACAGAGTCAGTGCACTCTCTCTCCGTTCCATTGGTTCAGACGCATACACCGGGCCCCACCATGACTAGGCTTTTGACTTCACATTCACCACAATTTGTTACATTTATTGACTGTTGGTTATATGTTAAACAACAAAATTCGCACTGATCAATCGACTGGGAGTGGAAGATTGCGGCCTAATAAACGCGGGTTCGATCCCCAGCGTTGCACATTATTTTTATGGATTGTTTGCTTATCATTTGTTTACAGATCCAGGACATTTCTCTCAATATAGCCTACAATGCACCCTCAACATCAGCCACAGGATCTCCCATAGACCTGATCTGACGTACAACAGCTGCATCTCTACCATGGACATTCAAAGGCCAGTAACACAGGATCACCCcaggttttatttaatattttctatttatattgtttagttaaatatttagattaaagattaatggttaatttaattaaattaactttaatttaggattagaatatcaaactaggattagggttaggagtataacattttccccgattatgtcgattattcgacttgattgatttaattaattttaattaatattaaatcacaaaaaaccctataaaggtgtgagtattagggtttgccctatcccattgccatttggcaaaaatattaattcgattaattcttactaattctctcctcgaccagactaaagctattagtcgcattagacgagagataaaaaatacataaaattcaaaacacatttaatttgctgcccgcgacgatcaatctatcgatctgagtaaccagcaatgccccttaatccgttagctatactggccaaatctattggtcatcgcatctaacggtgacatatcaaatcagggttgtacgcccaaaacatctaaaaaacactaaaccacgatactacggattttcatccttttcaatcaggcaactcaaaatgccttttgagtcaaattcaaaactacgataggccattcaaaaagccttcaaacctcatactaattcaaaggcgtacaaccctgtgcccgaactacgttgactctgattctccataaggagatacgtaggcacttggataaccaaggcgaatccccctccctaaaatctcaatttttcccctatttaattccttagctattaaaccttaacttttagccataaaacttgacccttagattcaaagccaataggaaagggttgagggtgcctaacaccttccctcgacctgattataataacttaccctgaatctcataactgcgtagggtttcctattcgcccttcagaataggtggcgactctaaaagcttaattttagggcaggttgctacagctggcgactctgctggggaaatacactataggtgaattattatgctcctaaggcttgagagggtttaggtttaggtttgtggcaaacggtttaggtttttggcgaaattttcagggtttggctaattcgccatttttagggtttacagtttttttataaatatttaaatttatttatttatttatttatttatttatttgccattacatttatttaccgcaattcctttatttaccgcaattcaattaaatgtttatttatttgaatatgtgttattttatcgcattcttgggatatataaattgcagttaaacctaagcgtgggaattatgtttaagaccagaggggaattacatcgcctacgagtcttattataattccactcagagtgggttgaatatccagaaaggtctgatacgaggcttgaccttgttgagggctggacttggtatttggctgatctctctgggaacctacccctaaaactcgaacctcatggataaatgagttgttctaaaatccaaagagacaaagagtctcggcggctacgaacgaccccatgagaccttctagaacataccaatgggaagggtaggcaccctaagccgctacgtcgaacctatgaacctagggcttatgtgcttacgtgcttattatatatgcaatttatatactgcgaatgtcttgcttctaattttgcaggtattcctacgcactccctggcctgcagggactctaatTTCGAGACTATGTCCTTCCTACAAAGGACACtttcatttatgcacgttgattggcctctcgatggccatgcgacttagtgactgtctcgaacggtcaccccgtgcttactcctacgtactccctagcctgtagggatgttCTTTTACGTCTATGTGTctttacaactacgcgtccttcccctgaaggacaccctcattagcatacgtcaattggcctctcgatggccatgcgattcagtgactgtcttgaacggtcactccgtgcttATTCCTgcacaccctctaacttgtagggttttggatttccatttacacATCccgtccctagcctgtagggatttcacttcatccaatatcgtccttatataggtcgtgttccgcatagagaaccttcccactaaggacaacttcattggtacacgtcgaacgtcctctcgatggccatgagatttggtgagtgtcatgaacggtcaccagccgctaccttctgcatactccctaatctaagggatttccattgacgtgtcataacatctatcttgcaaggattgcactagggtctaatgtcgcctctaaggctatccctaggattatacgtcacccgtctgcattgcatacacggagttataatacaaagagtctctcgcatacgcatgcattcacatctccatgcattcatacatcttgCATCTTTGCCCGCATCCTTACCTgctgtgctagccgatttcccgataTTCATGGAGAAAGATCAAAGGATCAtgaactatggagaaaggaagatAAATTATTGAGAACGACATTGGTCTAagaaaaaagaggatgtctttcaccatgccaaccgcatgtccatgccttgtcgtaacaggattgcAAATACAACAGAGGTTATcctcgagcaaggattagttcaccaaagaagttccctcgtagatacactcaaggggtatctagtcataaaggggttcgtcttagaacatatcaaatttacaaggacgctctacgataacttgggggcaaggattagtccaactggggcaaaatcctaaacaaagatgcataactacgatggagagaAGGTGACGTGTGTTaaccccacaccaaggggcaaaagggtcataggttttccTTATCAATCTACGAACTCTGAAGATTGCGAATGGTGTGaaactatccttagaaaaagcaaaagaggtccagtcaaaggaaactcatgaagttcctatacgacaaaaacccaccgctaacaatttattcccgacaagtttgacgtgcccaaggagaattcgagattacccttttacttctacatGTCTGagagctaaggagtaaaacaaggtcaatggatttacaaaggagatcgTCCCTGAGGTTAATgggtgtttatcatgtcagaacttcaacccttacgatcgctaagtgttactcaggataaaagttgtaccttcggattagcaattctaatgggatgaccatacAGGTTTTGAAGTCAAtacattcgctcactactacgactttcaatttcaaatttagggttattaataaactgaagggagaatgacgaatacaaataactaagtccagctagacatatgctttcaaggtaagaccgagccaaggatgtacaggcattgtttcaattcccaaacagtggagatataaggatgttaatccctcgtcaccccctcgagccaggagttggagcttgtttttacttttcaaaacaaccttgatttcaaccaggggcagggtagatttagattaattcaatggtgtattttggttgtcaagagaatcagtcaatttaagcaaaggttcaagcataaggatcaagcaaatcAAAGGatcaagcatatcttctccctcgcattcatccaagattgaggaagcaatggaggtaacattcacaaacatcttcttcctcaatacatcattcaagatcgaggaagtatcaaagttgaagcttgcaaatcaaagtcaacatggcagtcacaacattcaatatccaaggatcaaatatcaaaaggagccttcaaaagaaaaacgcccgctaagtcaaaatggaaaatttcaagaaag
Above is a genomic segment from Vicia villosa cultivar HV-30 ecotype Madison, WI unplaced genomic scaffold, Vvil1.0 ctg.001263F_1_1, whole genome shotgun sequence containing:
- the LOC131634255 gene encoding uncharacterized protein LOC131634255; the encoded protein is MSVLVNGSPTREFGVSRELRQGDPLSPSLYVIVAEGLTGLVRKIIEVGDFGRLAINGACWVDILQFADVTLIVGDGSWKQMWAIKAVLRAFELVSGLGINYNKSKLIGINTSNNFMEAASYFLSCKVEQSNFYFLGIPVGCNPRKESTWNPILLKKNRLEGWTNRFLNLGGRITLLKSILSSLAIFTMSFYKMPVKVVKKFTRIQNNFLWGGGGIGGKKEDSLARYGDLSSQVFSGGDGKLSSTYSFWWRDILKIGKDSFRDPIVACCNYVVHNGFNTPFWESRWIEGIILKEEYPNLFLASCLKRVSVAAMGSWKKGVWQWGDFGINPVILENTEFLHNFISLRERLEGFSMNEEGKDNVE